A part of Puniceicoccaceae bacterium genomic DNA contains:
- a CDS encoding DeoR/GlpR family DNA-binding transcription regulator, with product MLAADRHKLILKQLDATGSVRTVDLASQFRVTDETIRRDLEKLEKDNLVQRTHGGAIKPQTQVRDRTFEERRVQNMEAKQRIARTALSLIEPGDRIFIDASSTALQLARLIPNLKLVVMTHSSLVAQELAQHPDIELIHSGGVLDRASQSYVGPAAIATLRRYRVDKVFFSGNGIDELRGISEINEAQAYIKEMIIPRSGSVIFLADPSKFGVNSTYFFSRCQAIDTLVTCCEADHPLLDQLEDEGIDIRRAE from the coding sequence ATGCTGGCTGCAGACCGACACAAGCTCATCCTGAAACAACTCGACGCAACGGGCAGCGTTCGCACGGTTGACCTCGCTTCCCAGTTCAGGGTCACGGACGAAACCATCCGTCGGGATCTCGAAAAACTGGAAAAGGACAATCTCGTTCAGCGCACCCACGGAGGAGCGATCAAACCCCAGACCCAAGTCCGTGACCGCACCTTTGAGGAACGTCGTGTGCAGAACATGGAGGCCAAGCAGCGCATCGCACGCACTGCCCTGTCACTGATCGAACCCGGAGACCGCATTTTCATTGATGCCAGTTCGACTGCACTCCAGCTCGCCCGCCTCATTCCCAATCTCAAGCTGGTTGTCATGACCCACTCTTCACTGGTTGCTCAGGAACTGGCGCAACATCCGGACATTGAACTCATCCATTCCGGCGGAGTGCTTGATCGCGCCTCGCAATCCTATGTGGGTCCAGCCGCAATTGCCACGCTGAGGCGCTATCGCGTAGACAAGGTCTTCTTCTCAGGAAACGGTATCGACGAATTGCGCGGTATCAGTGAAATCAACGAGGCGCAGGCCTATATCAAGGAGATGATCATCCCGCGCAGCGGCTCCGTCATCTTCCTTGCCGATCCGAGCAAGTTCGGAGTCAACTCCACTTACTTTTTTTCCCGCTGTCAGGCCATCGACACCTTGGTCACCTGTTGTGAGGCCGATCATCCGTTGCTCGACCAACTCGAAGACGAGGGAATCGACATCCGGAGGGCAGAGTGA
- a CDS encoding (Fe-S)-binding protein, whose amino-acid sequence MIPTQRTVSKNVQFMITCLCDTFYDEVARASVEVLEEVGCTVTVPPAQTCCGQPAFNAGDWDAARKVVRHTLNAFEGDSPIIIPSGSCAHMVFHGYELSFEKEAAELREAVASFASRTWELCDFLVNGLGIDQWPGRFEGKISLHRSCHTRGSDTYAAAVKLLTSIEGLEVLEFDESEQCCGFGGTFSVAYPNTSAAMGTLKLDKLTAVKPDVIGAVDMACMLHLSGLAEKQKRPIHKLHVAEILMQSLRNANSR is encoded by the coding sequence ATGATCCCGACACAACGAACGGTCAGCAAAAACGTGCAATTCATGATCACCTGTCTTTGCGACACCTTTTATGATGAGGTCGCACGCGCATCGGTTGAGGTGCTCGAAGAGGTCGGCTGCACAGTGACAGTGCCTCCCGCACAAACCTGTTGCGGACAGCCCGCCTTCAATGCGGGAGACTGGGATGCCGCGCGCAAGGTGGTCCGCCATACCCTGAATGCCTTCGAGGGCGACAGTCCCATCATCATTCCTTCGGGATCGTGCGCCCACATGGTGTTCCATGGTTACGAACTCTCATTCGAGAAGGAAGCGGCTGAGCTGCGTGAAGCGGTTGCCAGCTTCGCCAGTCGCACCTGGGAACTCTGTGATTTTCTGGTGAATGGTCTTGGAATCGATCAGTGGCCCGGTCGTTTCGAGGGGAAAATCAGTCTGCACCGCTCCTGCCACACCCGCGGCTCCGACACTTATGCCGCAGCCGTAAAATTACTCACTTCCATTGAGGGACTGGAGGTGCTCGAATTTGACGAATCCGAACAGTGCTGCGGTTTTGGTGGAACGTTTTCCGTCGCCTACCCCAATACCTCCGCCGCCATGGGCACGCTCAAGCTCGACAAGCTCACTGCGGTGAAACCCGATGTGATCGGTGCCGTCGACATGGCCTGCATGCTGCACCTCTCCGGTTTGGCAGAAAAACAAAAGCGTCCCATCCACAAACTGCATGTCGCCGAGATCCTGATGCAGTCACTCCGCAATGCCAACTCCCGCTAA
- a CDS encoding LutB/LldF family L-lactate oxidation iron-sulfur protein, whose amino-acid sequence MKTYQPIDAFTRDLPAEVKESVYSSSKAKYDKRLSSLQSSFSTPDHLRKLAGQIKQHTLENLPTYLESAIRQLEGKGAKVHYAKDGEQANATILGILQSIGATRLIKSKSMVSEEIHLNAYLEKHGCESIESDLGEFIVQLDEDMPSHIVTPIVHKNRRQIATTFEKKGLGEYNDDPTTITRRARSYLRQKYLDAEVGLTGANFVSAESGRIVLVTNEGNARFSISANRTQIVLVGIEKLVPRDKDLSLFLNLLARSATGQQLTVYTQFLNAPKAENQPDGPESLHVVFLDNGRSDILAGEFRSILRCIRCGACLNVCPIYRQSSGHAYRAVYPGPVGAVLSPLLAGKRYPEFADLPKASSLCGACNEVCPVDIPLPELLLRHRNKAKQEHLPKASAGTPPMGPWAMLCSSPALWKTTLATGKAMDYIPMKLVPVPAVQAWTQARTLPPFRGGKFRKWHESRKQD is encoded by the coding sequence ATGAAAACCTACCAGCCCATCGATGCCTTCACCCGCGATCTTCCCGCCGAGGTCAAGGAATCCGTCTACAGCTCCAGTAAGGCCAAATACGACAAACGGCTCAGCTCCCTTCAATCCAGCTTTTCCACACCTGACCACCTGCGCAAACTCGCCGGACAGATCAAACAACACACCCTGGAAAATCTTCCAACCTATCTGGAATCCGCCATCCGGCAGCTGGAGGGAAAGGGTGCCAAGGTACACTACGCCAAAGATGGTGAGCAAGCCAATGCCACGATCCTGGGGATCCTCCAGTCCATCGGAGCCACCCGCCTCATCAAGTCCAAGAGCATGGTCAGTGAGGAAATTCACCTCAATGCCTATCTCGAAAAACATGGATGCGAGAGTATCGAGAGCGACCTCGGCGAATTCATCGTTCAACTCGACGAAGATATGCCGTCCCACATTGTCACCCCGATTGTGCACAAGAACCGGCGACAGATCGCAACGACTTTTGAGAAAAAGGGTCTCGGAGAATACAATGACGACCCCACCACCATCACCCGTCGCGCTCGCAGCTACCTGCGACAAAAATACCTCGACGCCGAGGTCGGCCTGACGGGCGCCAATTTTGTTTCTGCAGAGAGTGGCCGCATCGTCCTGGTCACCAATGAGGGCAATGCGCGCTTCTCCATCAGCGCCAATCGCACCCAAATCGTGTTGGTTGGTATCGAAAAACTGGTACCACGCGACAAGGATCTTTCACTCTTCCTCAATCTGCTCGCACGTTCAGCCACCGGTCAACAATTAACCGTTTACACCCAATTCCTCAACGCCCCCAAGGCGGAAAACCAGCCGGATGGACCCGAATCCCTGCACGTGGTCTTCCTCGACAACGGACGCAGCGATATCCTAGCCGGAGAGTTTCGCTCCATCCTTCGCTGCATCCGCTGCGGAGCCTGCCTCAACGTTTGTCCGATCTACCGTCAGTCGAGCGGTCATGCCTACCGTGCCGTTTACCCGGGTCCGGTCGGAGCAGTGCTCAGCCCACTGCTTGCAGGCAAGCGCTATCCCGAATTTGCAGATCTTCCCAAGGCGTCCAGCCTCTGCGGAGCCTGCAATGAGGTCTGCCCGGTCGATATTCCACTACCCGAACTGCTGCTGCGCCATCGCAACAAGGCCAAACAGGAGCACCTGCCCAAAGCATCCGCCGGCACTCCACCAATGGGTCCCTGGGCGATGCTCTGCTCAAGTCCGGCACTCTGGAAGACCACCTTGGCGACCGGCAAGGCCATGGACTACATTCCGATGAAACTGGTACCCGTTCCCGCAGTGCAGGCCTGGACTCAGGCCCGCACCCTGCCCCCGTTCCGCGGTGGAAAATTCCGCAAGTGGCACGAGTCACGAAAACAGGACTGA
- a CDS encoding LUD domain-containing protein produces the protein MDANAFFDPIRKATAMPDDAPRTALPDWDASALQSNQQPALHDPTQLWQCFKQHFEAVHGETVESFEALAALLQQAEAGHGYLAPELHPSVSPLLQRAGISCETELDASRIDSYAFGITRAAGIIAETGSIVLKEHSTPSRLGALAPWIHIAVLDESTQRYATLLDAIMDLGDDPYVVFVTGPSKTADVEGILIEGVHGPGRQICWKS, from the coding sequence ATGGACGCCAACGCCTTTTTTGATCCGATTCGCAAAGCTACTGCGATGCCCGATGATGCACCCCGAACCGCGCTTCCGGACTGGGATGCATCCGCACTGCAATCCAACCAGCAGCCCGCTTTGCATGACCCCACCCAACTCTGGCAGTGCTTTAAGCAGCATTTTGAGGCCGTACACGGTGAAACCGTAGAGTCATTCGAAGCACTTGCAGCATTACTTCAGCAGGCTGAAGCAGGCCATGGTTATCTGGCTCCAGAACTGCACCCATCCGTCTCACCACTGCTGCAACGCGCTGGCATCAGTTGCGAAACGGAACTGGACGCCTCCCGCATCGATTCCTATGCGTTCGGCATAACTCGCGCTGCAGGCATCATCGCGGAGACAGGCTCCATCGTGCTCAAGGAACACTCCACCCCCAGCCGGCTCGGAGCACTGGCACCATGGATTCACATTGCTGTGCTGGATGAGTCCACACAACGCTATGCGACACTGCTCGATGCCATCATGGACCTCGGCGACGATCCCTATGTTGTCTTCGTCACCGGACCGTCGAAAACCGCTGATGTGGAGGGCATTCTCATTGAAGGAGTTCACGGACCCGGTCGTCAAATCTGCTGGAAATCCTGA
- a CDS encoding fasciclin domain-containing protein, translating to MKLKTILALVSATALLGASIAHAGSYGKSSSKKDIVDTAVSAGGFSTLVAAVQAAGLVDTLKGKGPFTVFAPTDEAFAALPAGTLESLLKPENKDKLVGILTYHVVPGKVMAADVKNMEATTVNGQTATVVVSGSGVQIEGANVVKTDIKTSNGVIHVIDKVMLPGA from the coding sequence ATGAAACTGAAAACCATCCTTGCTCTCGTATCTGCCACGGCTTTGCTCGGGGCTTCAATCGCACATGCCGGTTCGTACGGTAAATCGTCCTCGAAGAAGGACATTGTTGACACGGCGGTCAGTGCTGGTGGATTCAGCACACTGGTTGCCGCAGTGCAGGCTGCGGGTCTGGTGGACACCTTGAAGGGGAAGGGTCCCTTTACGGTATTTGCACCGACTGACGAAGCCTTTGCGGCTCTTCCTGCCGGAACACTTGAAAGCCTGCTCAAGCCTGAGAACAAAGACAAGCTGGTCGGAATTCTGACCTATCACGTCGTTCCTGGCAAAGTGATGGCTGCGGATGTGAAGAACATGGAAGCCACTACGGTGAATGGACAAACTGCGACGGTAGTGGTTTCCGGATCGGGTGTTCAGATTGAGGGAGCCAATGTGGTCAAGACTGACATCAAGACTTCGAATGGCGTGATCCATGTCATCGACAAGGTCATGCTGCCGGGTGCCTGA
- a CDS encoding alkene reductase codes for MQHPSLFEPLQVGSLHLPNRVVLSPLTRCRASAGRVPNALMQEYYCQRASAGLLITEATAVDPMGVGYPDTPGIWSEAQVEGWRKITDAVHAKGGRIVCQLWHVGRISHPMYLDGAAPVAPSAIAAEGHVSGVRPLTSFPVPRALEISEIPGIVEQYRRGAHLAKEAGFDGIEIHGANGYLIDQFLHEKSNQRTDAYGGSIENRSRFLLEVTDACVSVWGADRVGMHLAPRADAHDVGGGNLEQLFTHVVRELAQRRIAFVCAREPYDATAIGPKLKESFGGVYIANQGFTGASANEAIAQGKADAVAFGNLYIANPDLPERLQAGWPLNEPDPDTYYGGDEHGYTDYPVYKA; via the coding sequence ATGCAACATCCATCGCTGTTCGAACCCTTGCAGGTCGGATCTCTTCACTTGCCCAATCGTGTGGTGCTCTCGCCGCTGACACGATGCCGCGCTTCGGCTGGGCGCGTACCCAATGCGCTCATGCAGGAGTATTACTGCCAGCGTGCGTCTGCGGGGCTGCTGATCACAGAGGCTACGGCGGTGGACCCGATGGGAGTCGGTTATCCTGATACTCCCGGGATCTGGAGCGAGGCGCAGGTGGAAGGTTGGCGTAAGATCACGGATGCAGTACATGCAAAGGGAGGCAGAATCGTCTGCCAACTCTGGCACGTAGGGCGCATCTCACATCCGATGTACCTCGATGGTGCGGCACCCGTGGCTCCAAGTGCGATTGCGGCTGAGGGGCATGTAAGCGGTGTTCGCCCGCTCACCTCCTTCCCCGTGCCAAGAGCGTTGGAAATCTCAGAGATTCCGGGTATTGTGGAACAGTACCGTCGTGGGGCTCATTTGGCGAAGGAAGCGGGCTTTGATGGGATTGAAATTCATGGTGCCAACGGCTACCTGATTGACCAATTTCTGCACGAGAAAAGCAATCAGCGCACGGATGCTTACGGTGGAAGCATCGAGAACCGCTCGCGCTTCCTTCTGGAAGTAACTGATGCATGTGTTTCCGTTTGGGGGGCGGATCGCGTTGGAATGCACCTTGCACCGCGCGCAGATGCGCACGATGTGGGAGGTGGAAATCTGGAGCAGTTGTTTACGCATGTGGTTCGCGAATTGGCCCAGCGACGAATTGCCTTTGTCTGCGCGCGCGAACCCTACGATGCGACGGCAATCGGTCCCAAACTCAAGGAGAGCTTCGGCGGGGTGTACATCGCGAATCAGGGCTTTACTGGTGCGTCGGCGAATGAAGCCATTGCACAGGGCAAGGCCGATGCCGTCGCCTTTGGCAATCTCTACATTGCCAACCCGGATCTGCCTGAGCGTCTGCAAGCAGGTTGGCCCTTGAATGAGCCTGATCCGGATACCTATTACGGAGGAGATGAGCACGGCTACACCGATTATCCGGTGTACAAAGCGTGA
- a CDS encoding right-handed parallel beta-helix repeat-containing protein: MKSSTLKPTGKRSHAKLTLNWKTPASLIAVLMLLAPQAHTQPSGGPYGPQPMDYAVPEIAGTIYYVAPDGSADASGTDIQSPTSIESAIARVVNGDAILLRGGVYRTGDLRLNQSILMQPYRDEVPIVKGTLPATEWVDQVPDAYKHRFPALWAVEWDHLFPSQPDSWWRSASAGRQTRLHKFNNDMLFIDGNMLQSTDWFEGLSEDTFYIDYEKKKIYLATDPTDRKVEITAFNRGLTISSQEEHGKAPSGKGPTIRGIHFSQYAFHILNVDGYFPEKKVDESEIGKVIVQTTLEHCSFTHAGRVGVFVFGDGFTMRHCRISDTSTEGLYVFSSSDVLLEKNIFTRNNVEQIAGYYPAAVKIFNQTRRVRCNDNLVIDLPYSNGIWYDVGNIDGVITNNWFENIGFVDGPAPNTHVWPSQNALFYEISSGATVAGNVFVNNDHGILILNASDSHVFNNTFINSMAVFARDARGDGADHFGWHVTTGPGVDERDGHHFFNNLLIGEPSFERPLVLAWQPEAMCDRLTTPSLETLDANAYAQHSRSGAPLLMLNQKQEQSCVNPLTSVQEIRSSIAGYEDKGVQLDSYPALPLVSLPLKRFELTSMHGMGEPLPIPESAATAASMDSEVTHIGAFPVKSN; this comes from the coding sequence ATGAAATCATCAACCCTGAAACCAACGGGGAAGCGGAGCCATGCAAAGCTCACGCTCAACTGGAAAACTCCCGCCAGCCTCATCGCTGTACTGATGCTGCTCGCCCCCCAGGCCCATACTCAACCTTCCGGAGGTCCCTATGGCCCGCAGCCAATGGACTATGCCGTTCCTGAGATCGCCGGAACAATCTACTACGTCGCACCCGACGGAAGCGCTGACGCAAGTGGAACCGATATCCAGTCACCCACCAGTATCGAGTCTGCCATCGCCAGGGTCGTCAATGGTGACGCTATTCTGTTGCGAGGTGGAGTGTACCGCACCGGAGACCTGCGTCTCAATCAGAGCATCCTCATGCAACCTTACCGTGACGAAGTTCCCATCGTCAAAGGCACCCTTCCTGCCACCGAATGGGTCGATCAGGTTCCAGATGCTTACAAGCACCGCTTTCCGGCACTTTGGGCAGTTGAGTGGGATCACCTCTTTCCCTCCCAGCCCGACAGTTGGTGGAGGTCTGCTTCAGCCGGAAGACAGACCCGTCTGCACAAGTTCAACAACGACATGCTTTTCATCGATGGCAACATGCTTCAGTCCACAGACTGGTTCGAGGGTCTCAGCGAGGACACCTTCTACATCGACTACGAAAAAAAGAAAATCTATCTGGCAACCGACCCGACAGACCGCAAAGTCGAGATCACGGCATTCAACCGCGGACTCACCATCAGTTCACAGGAAGAGCACGGCAAGGCACCCTCTGGAAAGGGTCCCACCATCCGCGGCATTCACTTTTCCCAATACGCCTTTCACATTCTCAATGTCGATGGGTACTTTCCCGAGAAAAAGGTCGACGAGTCGGAAATCGGAAAAGTGATCGTGCAGACCACACTGGAACATTGCTCCTTCACTCATGCCGGGCGCGTGGGCGTGTTTGTCTTTGGCGATGGCTTCACCATGCGTCACTGTCGTATCAGTGATACCAGTACCGAGGGACTTTATGTCTTTTCGTCATCCGATGTGCTGCTCGAGAAGAACATCTTCACTCGCAACAATGTGGAGCAGATCGCAGGTTATTATCCAGCAGCCGTGAAGATTTTCAACCAGACCCGTCGTGTGCGCTGCAATGACAATCTCGTGATCGACCTGCCCTACTCCAATGGGATCTGGTATGATGTGGGCAACATCGACGGTGTCATCACCAATAACTGGTTTGAAAACATCGGTTTTGTAGACGGACCCGCACCCAATACCCATGTCTGGCCCAGCCAGAATGCTCTGTTTTACGAAATCTCATCGGGGGCAACCGTGGCTGGCAATGTGTTTGTCAACAACGACCATGGCATACTGATTCTCAACGCAAGCGATTCGCACGTGTTCAACAATACCTTCATCAACAGCATGGCCGTGTTTGCCCGTGACGCCAGGGGCGATGGGGCCGACCATTTCGGCTGGCACGTGACCACAGGACCCGGAGTGGATGAGCGCGATGGACACCATTTTTTCAACAACCTGCTGATCGGCGAACCCTCTTTCGAGCGTCCCCTGGTGCTCGCCTGGCAACCCGAGGCCATGTGCGACCGTCTGACCACACCGTCACTGGAAACCCTTGACGCCAATGCCTACGCTCAGCACAGCCGCTCAGGTGCACCCCTTCTGATGCTGAACCAAAAACAGGAACAGTCCTGCGTCAACCCACTGACCTCCGTCCAAGAGATCCGCAGCTCGATTGCGGGCTATGAAGACAAGGGTGTCCAACTCGATTCATACCCAGCACTTCCACTGGTTTCGCTTCCCCTCAAGCGATTTGAACTGACATCCATGCATGGAATGGGCGAGCCACTGCCCATCCCGGAATCGGCAGCAACTGCCGCTTCGATGGATTCTGAAGTCACGCACATCGGCGCTTTTCCCGTAAAGTCGAACTGA
- a CDS encoding PepSY-associated TM helix domain-containing protein, which translates to MSRHRLRRALWKLHSIAGLISAVGLLVIGFTGTVLVLHEDLDRLFFPEVTRVTPLPEGKLPWSERVRAVEQAFPEHAVTGWALQREDDRAAEGVYVMPWGTREWRYLTMDPYTGDILSEPVHADATFKHWILDLHSVLLMDHVGMALSGLLGVLLCFLGLSGLWIYRRFWKMIFTLRWKGGARLLWGNVHRLTGVLSVGTNLLLGATGAYWNLTHLVEEWLHPHHDPADEAIFHEKLYPDDFPLDEMLANTDQHIAGFEAHYVSMPWAKDGQFTLWGRHREAGWFRSLYGSQISLSANDATVLHVNDLRKASWWAQVKDSFEPLHFGDFGGPLVKLIYALAGLAPGVLAVSGIAIWWKRRTVTPQMKAG; encoded by the coding sequence ATGAGTCGGCATCGCCTTCGCAGGGCATTGTGGAAGCTGCATTCAATCGCAGGATTGATATCTGCGGTCGGATTGCTCGTGATCGGCTTTACCGGCACGGTACTGGTGCTGCATGAAGACCTGGACCGTCTTTTTTTTCCGGAAGTCACCCGAGTGACTCCACTGCCGGAAGGAAAGCTGCCGTGGTCGGAGCGCGTGCGTGCGGTCGAGCAGGCGTTTCCGGAGCATGCGGTGACCGGATGGGCATTGCAGCGTGAGGATGATCGGGCGGCTGAGGGTGTGTATGTCATGCCGTGGGGCACGCGCGAGTGGCGTTATTTGACGATGGATCCCTACACGGGAGACATACTCAGTGAACCAGTTCATGCGGATGCAACATTCAAGCACTGGATCCTGGATTTGCACTCGGTGCTGCTGATGGATCATGTGGGCATGGCATTGTCCGGATTGCTGGGTGTTCTGTTGTGCTTTTTGGGACTGTCCGGCCTGTGGATTTACCGACGGTTCTGGAAGATGATCTTCACGCTGCGGTGGAAAGGAGGGGCCCGATTGCTGTGGGGCAACGTGCATCGACTGACGGGAGTGCTGTCAGTGGGTACAAATCTGTTGCTCGGAGCGACAGGTGCCTATTGGAATTTGACCCATCTGGTCGAAGAGTGGCTGCACCCACACCACGATCCGGCTGATGAAGCAATCTTTCATGAGAAGCTTTATCCGGATGATTTTCCGCTCGATGAGATGCTGGCGAACACCGATCAGCACATTGCTGGGTTTGAGGCTCACTATGTATCGATGCCCTGGGCAAAGGACGGGCAATTCACCCTGTGGGGACGACACAGAGAGGCGGGTTGGTTTCGCAGTCTGTACGGTTCGCAGATTTCCCTCTCCGCAAACGATGCAACCGTATTGCACGTAAATGATTTGCGGAAAGCATCCTGGTGGGCGCAGGTTAAGGACAGCTTTGAACCGCTGCATTTCGGGGATTTTGGGGGTCCACTGGTCAAACTGATCTACGCACTGGCCGGATTGGCTCCGGGAGTATTGGCGGTCAGCGGGATTGCGATCTGGTGGAAGCGCCGAACGGTTACTCCGCAGATGAAGGCGGGTTGA
- a CDS encoding TonB-dependent receptor gives MKQKTMGSGMAWVLLTGGLTSLLYADVDESDRIIDLDAFRVVASSDASAAGLPVAYEGGQVGSGSRVGILGSMDFMTTPFDVTSYTQELIEQQQAASVAEVLLNDPSVRNARGFGNFQQLYMVRGLPIYSDDMAYNGLYGLLPRQYLAAELIERVEVLRGANAFLNGAAPGGSGLGGAINIMPKRAPAAPLTRVTTGVQSGGQLYGAVDVGRRLAQERWGMRFNAAVREGDSAVDGESVSLQLGVVGLDYRGERIRLSADLGYQRLERDAAQPNITIGSGLEIPDAPDASRSVAQPWTYSDSTDVFATLRAEWDLSENITAWAGAGLRRGEEDNSFANPTVYAADGTGSAYRFDNVREDDVLTGELGLRGKFETGSILHQLVVSASVYELESDNAYAFSDFGGFAISIDEPVAVAAPEANFFVGGDMNAPLRTERTRTRSLALADTLLWFEERLQLTLGLRSQQIETYSYDYNTGAQLSSYSEQAVTPVLGAVWRLGEAYSIYVNMIEGLVRGDVAPSQSGDTVVVNAGEALDPYATEQWEVGLKFDFARVGGSLGLYQSEKPIAGVGSDGVFRVLDDQRNRGLNLQLFGEPLSGLRLLGGLSLIDTDVSGNASIGAPETQLNMGMEWDPSFLEGFSFQGRWIYTSSQWADSGNTQKVPSWDRLDVGVRYVFEWNNGSSMTLRARVENIFDENYWASAGGYPGAGYLTVGAPRTLLFSATLGF, from the coding sequence ATGAAACAAAAGACGATGGGATCGGGCATGGCCTGGGTGTTGCTGACAGGAGGACTGACATCACTGCTGTACGCGGATGTGGATGAATCAGATCGCATCATCGATTTGGATGCGTTTCGGGTGGTGGCGAGTTCTGATGCATCGGCGGCGGGTCTTCCTGTTGCCTATGAAGGTGGGCAGGTCGGCAGTGGTTCCCGGGTGGGAATTTTGGGATCGATGGATTTCATGACAACACCCTTTGACGTGACCAGCTATACCCAGGAACTGATTGAACAACAGCAAGCGGCGAGCGTTGCGGAAGTGTTGCTGAATGATCCGTCGGTTCGCAATGCGAGGGGATTTGGCAATTTTCAGCAGCTTTACATGGTTCGCGGGTTACCGATCTATTCGGACGACATGGCCTACAACGGACTGTATGGACTACTGCCGCGGCAATACCTCGCGGCCGAACTGATTGAGCGCGTTGAAGTGCTGCGTGGAGCAAATGCGTTTCTGAATGGTGCTGCACCGGGTGGAAGTGGATTGGGAGGAGCCATCAACATCATGCCCAAGCGGGCACCCGCGGCTCCCTTAACGCGCGTGACGACGGGGGTGCAGAGCGGAGGGCAGCTCTATGGTGCGGTCGATGTGGGACGACGCCTGGCGCAGGAGCGCTGGGGTATGCGATTCAATGCTGCCGTGCGGGAAGGGGATTCCGCAGTTGATGGGGAATCGGTCAGCCTGCAGCTTGGGGTAGTGGGGCTGGACTATCGGGGTGAACGGATTCGGCTTTCGGCGGATCTGGGATACCAGCGACTCGAGCGTGATGCGGCCCAGCCGAACATCACGATTGGCAGTGGTCTTGAGATTCCGGATGCGCCGGATGCATCCCGATCTGTTGCCCAGCCCTGGACCTATTCGGACTCGACCGATGTATTTGCAACCCTGCGAGCTGAGTGGGATCTCAGCGAAAACATCACGGCATGGGCGGGTGCAGGCCTGCGTCGGGGAGAGGAGGACAACTCGTTCGCAAATCCGACGGTTTATGCAGCGGATGGAACGGGTTCCGCCTATCGATTTGACAATGTGCGTGAGGACGATGTGCTCACGGGGGAACTTGGCCTGCGCGGAAAGTTTGAAACCGGGTCGATTCTGCATCAGCTCGTCGTATCGGCTTCGGTTTATGAGCTGGAGTCGGACAATGCCTATGCCTTCTCGGATTTTGGTGGGTTTGCAATTTCGATTGATGAACCTGTGGCTGTTGCGGCACCGGAAGCGAATTTTTTTGTAGGGGGCGACATGAATGCACCCCTGAGAACGGAGCGCACGCGCACGCGAAGCCTGGCACTGGCCGACACGCTGTTGTGGTTTGAGGAGCGACTGCAGCTGACCTTGGGATTGCGTTCACAGCAGATTGAGACCTACAGCTACGACTACAACACAGGTGCGCAGTTGTCTTCGTATTCGGAGCAGGCAGTCACGCCAGTGCTGGGTGCAGTATGGCGTTTGGGGGAAGCCTATTCCATTTATGTCAACATGATCGAAGGCCTGGTTCGCGGTGACGTTGCGCCGTCGCAGTCAGGAGATACGGTGGTGGTCAATGCAGGCGAAGCACTGGATCCCTATGCGACGGAGCAGTGGGAAGTCGGACTGAAATTTGATTTTGCAAGGGTTGGCGGATCCTTGGGCTTGTATCAGAGTGAAAAACCCATCGCGGGTGTTGGCTCGGATGGGGTGTTTCGCGTATTGGATGACCAGCGTAACCGCGGCCTCAATCTGCAACTGTTTGGTGAACCCTTGAGTGGATTGCGCCTGTTGGGAGGACTGAGCCTCATTGATACGGATGTGAGCGGAAATGCATCGATTGGAGCACCGGAGACCCAGCTGAATATGGGAATGGAATGGGACCCCTCTTTCCTCGAAGGCTTCAGTTTTCAGGGACGCTGGATTTATACCTCTTCCCAGTGGGCTGACAGTGGCAATACGCAGAAGGTTCCATCGTGGGATCGACTGGACGTTGGTGTTCGCTATGTGTTCGAATGGAACAATGGATCGAGCATGACGCTTCGGGCGCGCGTCGAAAACATTTTTGATGAGAACTATTGGGCCTCTGCAGGTGGTTATCCCGGAGCCGGATACCTGACTGTCGGAGCGCCGCGCACCCTGTTATTTTCGGCAACGTTGGGATTCTAG